The Rhodothermus marinus DSM 4252 DNA segment CACCAGTCAGCAGCCGCTGCATCTGTTCAGCCTGAAGCTGGGGGCGGCGCGCATGACGCGACGTTTCGTCCGGCACGACCCGGCCACACGCGAGGAGTTGAAAGCGTTGCGGGCCTTCTACCGCGAGCAACTGCACCCCGTCTTTGAAGCAGCCCGCGCCCACGGTGTGCGTGAGGTGGTGGGGTCGTCGGGGGCGATGGAGAACCTGGCGTCGGTCTGTGCCCGGATGCGCGGCGAGGTGGCACGCTCCATCTACGAGCAGCCCTTCCCGGCCGAGGACTTCCGGCGCGTGGCGCGCCGGATCATGCGGCTGTCGCGGGAGCAGCGCCGCCGCCTGCGCGGCATTGATCCGAAGCGGGTGGATCAGATCGTGGCGGCCGCCGCACTGATCGACGTGGTGCTGAAGGACCTGGCCATCGAGCGCGTGCGCATTTCGCCGCATGCGCTGCGTGAAGGCCTGGTGGTGGACTTCGTCGAACGCAACGCCCCGCTGCTGGCCCGGCTGACGGCCTTTGCCGACGTGCGTCGCCGCAGCATTTACGAGATGGGCTGGCGCTTCGACTGGGAGTACCGCCACGCGCAGCAGGTGGCGGCACTGGCGCTTCAGCTCTTCGATGCCACGCAGTCGCTGCACGGACTGGGGCACGTCGATCGCGAGCTGCTCGAATACGCAGCGCTGCTGCATGACATCGGCTACCACATCAGCCATCGCAGCCACCACAAGCACGGCCTGTATCTGATCAAACATGCCGATCTCCGGGGCTTCACTTCGGAGGAGATCGCCGTGCTGGCCAACGTGGTGCGCTACCATCGCGGAAGCCTGCCCAAACCGACGCATGCCGACTACATGGCGCTGTCGGAAGAAAACCGGGTGCGCGTTTGCAAGCTGGCCGCGCTGCTCCGGCTGGCCGAAGGGCTCGACCGCAGCCACAACCAGAACGTGCGCACGCTGCACGTGCGGCTGGAGTCCGATCGGCTGGTGCTCCATCTGGAGACGCGGGGCGATCCGGAACTGGAAGTCTGGGGCGTGCGACGCAGCGCCGAGCTGTTCGAGCAGACCTTCGGCCGCACCGTCGAGGTGTCGGCCACGGCCGAGCCGCCGTTGCTGGAGGAGACGGCCGGCGCTTAACGGGATTTTTGAGGGCCGGCGCTTGCCGTTGTCCCGGGCGTGCTCTAATTTGGCCGACTGTTAAGCCCGGAAAAAGCCGCTGGCCAAACCCGAAACGCCCCGCATGATCGCGCAACTCCTGTTCTTCCTGCTGGCCGTGACGGCCATTGCGGCCGCGCTCGGTATGCTCATCGCGCGCAACCCGGTATCGAGCGCGCTGTGGCTGGTGCTCAACCTGTTCTGCATCGCCGGCCTGTACCTGACGCTCCAGGCGTCGTTTCTGGGCGTGATCCAGGTGCTGATCTACGCAGGCGCCATCATGGTGCTGTTTCTGTTCGTGATCATGCTGTTGAACCTGGAGGCGCTCCCGCATCCGCGTCAGATCGACTGGGGCAAGGTGCTGGCCTTCGTGGTCACGATGATCGTGCTGGCGCAGCTCGTCTATGTGGTGGCGCTGGGTCTGGACGTGCTGCCCACGTTCGTGGCCACGCCCGAACAGGCCGCCGTCACGGGAAGCGCACAGGCGCTGGGGCGGGAGTTGCTCACGCGCTACATCATGCCGCTGCAGGTGATCGGCATTCTGCTGCTGGCGGCTACGATCGGGGCGGTCATGCTGGCCAAGCGGCGCTTCATCTGAACGGCGCGACCAACGGGAATCGACCATGGAAATTACGCTGAACTGGTACCTGGCCCTGGGGGTGGTGCTCTTCGCGCTGG contains these protein-coding regions:
- a CDS encoding Ppx/GppA phosphatase family protein, producing MAELEQATRSPVRMCVIDLGTNSFHAVIVDALPGTFRVVDRFKEMVRLGEEGLQGQRLSEAAMQRAIRALRRIRQLAEGWGATEFLACATSAIREAENGGELLQRIRSEVGLHVRVIDGLQEARLIYKGVRRAVPMPEPVLIMDVGGGSVEFIVGTSQQPLHLFSLKLGAARMTRRFVRHDPATREELKALRAFYREQLHPVFEAARAHGVREVVGSSGAMENLASVCARMRGEVARSIYEQPFPAEDFRRVARRIMRLSREQRRRLRGIDPKRVDQIVAAAALIDVVLKDLAIERVRISPHALREGLVVDFVERNAPLLARLTAFADVRRRSIYEMGWRFDWEYRHAQQVAALALQLFDATQSLHGLGHVDRELLEYAALLHDIGYHISHRSHHKHGLYLIKHADLRGFTSEEIAVLANVVRYHRGSLPKPTHADYMALSEENRVRVCKLAALLRLAEGLDRSHNQNVRTLHVRLESDRLVLHLETRGDPELEVWGVRRSAELFEQTFGRTVEVSATAEPPLLEETAGA
- a CDS encoding NADH-quinone oxidoreductase subunit J family protein translates to MIAQLLFFLLAVTAIAAALGMLIARNPVSSALWLVLNLFCIAGLYLTLQASFLGVIQVLIYAGAIMVLFLFVIMLLNLEALPHPRQIDWGKVLAFVVTMIVLAQLVYVVALGLDVLPTFVATPEQAAVTGSAQALGRELLTRYIMPLQVIGILLLAATIGAVMLAKRRFI